The following nucleotide sequence is from Scleropages formosus chromosome 4, fSclFor1.1, whole genome shotgun sequence.
CAAGTAACTTAGCCTTGATCTCATCCAGAGACAAAGCAGGTTTGGGTGTCCTAGGAGTCTGCGGCTTCTTATCTTTGCCTTTAGAGTCAGGTGTCTTGGCCTGGCAGAgtatagattttaaaaataaaaataaaaaaaactacactcaAAACAGGCCACATACTGCACAACTGTTCTGAATGCCAGCAAGGCAATGCTGTTCTGGATGACAACTCCATATGTAAAAGGCTGACCTTAGCATTGGGTTTCCCAGCTGGGGTACTGGGGGTTTTTCCATTCTGGGCAGGTGTTTGGACCTTGACTGGGGTCTTCTTGGGCTGAAAAATAGACCAGTTGTTTACACAAATAACACATGAAGCACCAGCAAGTCTAACCACAGACAGGTCCCTTACTTTAACTGGagtttcttcctcttcactttcctcatcatcttcatcctcactgcaaacacatttcattccagttacatttaaaaataaaaataaaattgccatAAAACTACCACCTAATGCTAAAACCACCTAATTATTGACTGCTATACTCAAAATGGAGTAGTAAAACTCAGAAGCCCCAACAAATGCCCAAACTAATTACTCTAAAAGATGAACTGAGAACTTGGTCTAGTCTGGATTTTGGTTTAAAAATTCTGTAGTGAGCATTAATTAGAGCAGCATTagtaaaattacattacaaCCAAGTGCACCCTAACCCATTTAAAGCCAAACCCGCTTGAGGCACAAATTTACAGGTTCCCCGTTAGGCGCCGACACAGTGTCCAACCACGACTTAATTTAGGTAGCACACAACACCCATATTCAACCTTATATAGAGATGCTACGTactcatcttcatcttcctcatcattCTCTTCCtccatcttcatttttttctgtggcaaaaaaaaatttgttaaatatgatggtaaaaacagagcaaaaaatgtgttactgtgatttaaaaaaaaaaaaaaaaaacagtacctGCTAAACATCAAAAGTATAAGAAGGGAATAAAACCCAACCTGAGATTTGGATGCTGTTGGAGGGGCAGGTCTTTTGGTGGATCCTTTCAccatctcctcttcctcttcatcatcatcatcctcatcaaaTGACTGATCTCCATCCATCActagaataaaaatgtcactaGATTATACAAAGAACTGCACAGACTGAGGTGGTAATATGCCATTACCCACCAACCAGAATTATCACTGGTGTCTGTTCAACCAATAACCCTGGCTAACAAACAAAACCCACAAACCGACCCATACGTTTCTCATTAAATATTTCCAATATAATTCTTCAAGAGAGTGAAGTAAAACAACTTCGTGCGTCCAGCTTCTAATTGACCCACGTTCACCTGCATCCGCAGTTCTTAATTCAGGTTGGGTATTCGAGAACGGTTACTTACAGACAAGGTGCTGGCCACTGATGTGAACTGGTCCAGAGCCAGACTTCAATCTGAAGACAGCTGGTGGGGTGATTTCAAACCCACCCAGAGAGACCTGTAACACAAAGAatgcattaattaaaacaaatactcTCTCTACATGGAGAAATATGAGTCAATACTGAAGTGTTTCCAACAAACATCTCAAATATCTCCAGACTACTCCACACTTTAATGACTACAATTGTACAGAAATATCGTGACGCTGCACTTTCAAGAGTCTTAAACCGCTAAAGGCTACAAGTCACCAAGGCATCAGAGCTGTTCACGCACTCGCAAccagtaacttacactgggtaGGGTGGATGGCTTCAGTGTGGCCAGCACCGCCTTGACCGTCTCACCATCTTTGTCCCGACCCTCCACCTCCACGATGTGCAGCTCATCCTTTGTACTGGGgtccacacacacctgcaaaTGAGCGGGTTTAGAGCCAAATACTGCTCGACAATGCAACACCCAACTGTCCAAACAATAACCTCACTGCTCGAGAAAGACTTTCTGAAAGTTCTGCCGAATGTGGAAACAGGACTTCACTGGAAGGTTACAGAACTCACCATCCTCAAGGACAACTGATGCTGAAAGTCATCATCTGAGGGGTTGAACACAACCTCCTTTCCAGCTTTCAACTCGCAGCCTAAGAGAAGAGG
It contains:
- the npm1a gene encoding nucleophosmin 1a; translation: MNDTDIEQMDPQNFLYGCELKAGKEVVFNPSDDDFQHQLSLRMVCVDPSTKDELHIVEVEGRDKDGETVKAVLATLKPSTLPSVSLGGFEITPPAVFRLKSGSGPVHISGQHLVLMDGDQSFDEDDDDEEEEEMVKGSTKRPAPPTASKSQKKMKMEEENDEEDEDDEDEDDEESEEEETPVKPKKTPVKVQTPAQNGKTPSTPAGKPNAKAKTPDSKGKDKKPQTPRTPKPALSLDEIKAKLLASVQKGVNLPKVEAKFENFVKNTFHVADAKVIQELWNYRQTVKDRK